In Mycobacterium stomatepiae, the following are encoded in one genomic region:
- a CDS encoding electron transfer flavoprotein subunit alpha/FixB family protein — protein MAEVLVLVEHAEGAVKKVTAELITAARALGEPSAVVVGAPGTAAPLVDALKEAGAAKIYVAESDDVDKYLVTPVVDVLASLVESASPAAVLLAANADGKEIAGRLAARLGSGLLVDVVDVKEGNKAIHSIFGGAFTVEAQANGDTPVITVRAGAIDAEPSAGAGEQVTVEVPAPAENATKITAREPAVAGDRPELTEATVVVSGGRGVGSAENFSVVEALADSLGAAVGASRAAVDSGYYPGQFQVGQTGKTVSPQLYIALGISGAIQHRAGMQTSKTIIAVNKDEEAPIFEIADYGVVGDLFKVAPQLTDAIKARKG, from the coding sequence ATGGCTGAAGTACTGGTGCTCGTCGAGCACGCTGAAGGCGCGGTGAAAAAGGTCACCGCCGAATTGATCACTGCCGCCCGCGCTTTGGGCGAGCCGTCGGCCGTCGTCGTCGGTGCGCCGGGCACGGCCGCGCCGCTGGTCGACGCACTGAAGGAAGCCGGCGCCGCCAAGATCTACGTCGCCGAGTCCGACGACGTCGACAAATACCTGGTCACCCCGGTCGTCGACGTGCTGGCCTCGCTGGTCGAATCCGCTTCTCCGGCAGCGGTTTTGCTGGCCGCCAACGCCGACGGCAAAGAGATCGCCGGCCGGCTAGCGGCCCGGCTCGGTTCGGGTCTGCTGGTCGACGTGGTCGACGTCAAGGAGGGCAACAAGGCCATCCACTCCATCTTCGGTGGCGCGTTCACCGTCGAGGCCCAGGCCAACGGCGACACCCCGGTGATCACCGTGCGGGCCGGTGCGATCGACGCGGAGCCGTCGGCCGGTGCGGGCGAGCAGGTCACCGTCGAGGTGCCCGCTCCCGCCGAGAACGCCACCAAGATCACCGCTCGCGAGCCCGCCGTCGCGGGCGACCGCCCGGAGCTCACCGAGGCCACCGTCGTGGTCTCCGGAGGGCGCGGCGTCGGCAGCGCGGAGAACTTCAGTGTGGTTGAGGCGCTGGCGGATTCGCTGGGTGCGGCCGTCGGTGCGTCGCGCGCCGCCGTCGACTCGGGTTACTACCCGGGCCAGTTCCAGGTCGGCCAGACCGGTAAGACGGTCTCGCCCCAGCTCTACATCGCGCTGGGCATCTCGGGTGCGATCCAGCACCGGGCGGGCATGCAGACCTCGAAGACCATCATCGCGGTCAACAAGGACGAAGAGGCTCCGATCTTCGAGATCGCCGACTACGGCGTGGTGGGCGACCTCTTCAAGGTTGCTCCGCAGCTGACCGACGCGATCAAGGCTCGTAAGGGCTGA
- a CDS encoding electron transfer flavoprotein subunit beta/FixA family protein: MTNIVVLIKQVPDTWSERKLTDGDWTLDREAADAVLDEINERAVEEALQIREREGGEGTVTVLTAGPERATEAIRKALSMGADKAVHLKDDGLHGSDVIQTGWALARALGTIEGTELVIAGNEATDGTGGAVPAVIAEYLGLPQLTHLRKLSLEGDKVTGERETDDGVFALEATLPAVVSVTEKINEPRFPSFKGIMAAKKKEVTVLTLAEIGVEGDEVGLANAGSTVLASTPKPPKTAGEKVTDEGEGGNEIAKYLVGQKVI, from the coding sequence ATGACGAACATCGTGGTCCTGATCAAGCAGGTCCCAGACACCTGGTCGGAGCGGAAGCTGACTGACGGCGACTGGACGCTGGACCGAGAGGCCGCCGACGCCGTGCTGGACGAGATCAATGAGCGCGCCGTCGAAGAAGCCCTGCAAATCCGTGAGCGGGAAGGCGGCGAGGGCACCGTGACCGTGCTGACCGCCGGTCCCGAACGCGCCACCGAGGCGATCCGCAAGGCGCTGTCGATGGGCGCCGACAAGGCCGTTCACCTCAAGGACGACGGCCTGCACGGCTCGGACGTGATCCAGACCGGCTGGGCGCTGGCGCGCGCGCTGGGCACCATCGAGGGCACCGAGCTGGTCATCGCCGGTAACGAAGCCACCGACGGCACCGGCGGTGCGGTCCCGGCGGTCATCGCGGAGTACCTGGGCCTGCCGCAGCTGACCCACCTGCGCAAGCTGTCGCTCGAGGGCGACAAGGTCACCGGCGAGCGCGAGACCGATGACGGCGTGTTCGCGCTCGAGGCCACGTTGCCCGCGGTGGTCAGCGTCACCGAGAAGATCAACGAGCCACGCTTCCCGTCCTTCAAGGGCATCATGGCCGCCAAGAAGAAAGAGGTCACGGTGCTGACCCTGGCCGAGATCGGCGTCGAAGGCGACGAGGTCGGCCTGGCCAACGCCGGGTCGACGGTGCTCGCGTCGACACCGAAACCGCCGAAGACCGCGGGTGAGAAGGTTACCGACGAGGGTGAGGGCGGCAACGAGATCGCCAAGTACCTGGTCGGCCAGAAAGTCATCTAA
- a CDS encoding class I SAM-dependent methyltransferase has translation MSAFVPDVPDGTSDRSSPAVSPASPAVLTLTGERTIPDLEIENYWFRRHQVVYRRLATHCVGRDVLEAGCGEGYGADLLADVARRVVAVDYDAAAVAHVRGRYPRVEVMQANLAELPLRDASMDVVVDFQVIEHLWDQTQFVEECARVLRPSGLLLMSTPNRITFSPGRDTPINPFHTRELNADELTELLVGAGFTQVAVSGLFHGARLREMDARHGGSIIDAQIARAVADAPWPPQLIADVAAVTVDDFDLVAAGDRNTHPIDDSLDLIAIAVRP, from the coding sequence ATGAGCGCATTCGTCCCCGACGTTCCCGACGGCACCTCTGACCGCAGTTCACCGGCGGTCTCCCCGGCAAGCCCAGCGGTGTTGACGCTGACCGGCGAGCGCACGATCCCCGACCTGGAGATCGAGAACTACTGGTTCCGCCGCCATCAGGTCGTGTACCGGCGACTGGCAACCCACTGTGTGGGCCGTGACGTGCTCGAGGCGGGATGTGGCGAAGGTTACGGCGCCGACCTGCTCGCCGACGTGGCCCGCCGGGTGGTGGCCGTCGACTATGACGCCGCCGCGGTGGCCCATGTCCGCGGCCGCTATCCCAGGGTGGAAGTCATGCAGGCCAACCTGGCCGAGCTGCCGCTGCGGGACGCATCGATGGATGTCGTGGTGGATTTCCAGGTCATCGAGCACCTGTGGGACCAGACCCAATTCGTCGAGGAATGCGCCCGGGTGCTGCGGCCGTCGGGGTTGCTGCTGATGTCCACCCCCAACCGCATCACCTTCTCCCCCGGCCGCGACACCCCGATCAACCCGTTTCACACCCGGGAATTGAATGCCGACGAGCTGACCGAGCTGCTGGTCGGCGCGGGGTTCACCCAGGTGGCGGTCAGCGGCCTGTTCCACGGCGCGCGCCTGCGTGAGATGGATGCCCGCCACGGCGGGTCGATCATCGACGCGCAGATCGCGCGGGCGGTCGCTGATGCGCCGTGGCCTCCGCAGCTGATCGCCGACGTCGCCGCGGTCACCGTCGACGACTTCGACCTGGTCGCCGCCGGCGACCGCAACACCCACCCCATCGATGACAGCCTGGATCTGATCGCGATCGCGGTGCGGCCGTGA
- a CDS encoding 1,4-alpha-glucan branching protein domain-containing protein: MSDSATPVPGMFTLVLHTHLPWLAHHGRWPVGEEWLYQSWAAAYLPLLRVLRTLADEDRHRLITLGITPVVNAQLDDPYCLDGMHHWLANWRLRAAEAASVRSIPKSKSAGYQSCTPQALREFGIRESAEADRALDDFATLWQHGGSPLLRSLIDAGTVELLGGPLAHPFQPLLAPRLREFALREGLADAQLRLAHRPGGIWAPECAYAPGMERDYAAARITHFMVDGPSLHGDTTLGRPVGDTDVVAFGRDLQVSYRVWSPKSGYPGHAAYRDFHTYDHLTGLKPARVTGRNVSSDAKAPYDPERADRAVDAHVADFVDVVRNRLVSESERIGRPAHVIAAFDTELFGHWWYEGPTWLARVLRALPAAGVRVGTLRDALSGGFVGEPVALPPSSWGSGKDWQVWAGEQVADLVQLNHEVVDTALSTVDKALSQNCDGPTPRDRVADQILRETLLTVSSDWPFMVSKDTAADYARYRAHLHAHATREIAGALASGRRDTAQRLADGWGRADGLFGALDARRLPR; the protein is encoded by the coding sequence GTGAGCGATTCCGCGACACCGGTGCCCGGCATGTTCACGCTGGTGCTGCACACCCACCTGCCGTGGCTGGCACATCACGGCCGGTGGCCGGTCGGCGAGGAATGGCTCTACCAATCCTGGGCCGCGGCCTATCTGCCGTTGCTGCGGGTGCTGCGCACCCTGGCCGACGAGGATCGCCACCGGCTGATCACCCTGGGCATCACCCCGGTGGTCAATGCCCAGCTCGACGACCCGTACTGCCTGGACGGCATGCACCACTGGCTGGCGAACTGGCGGCTGCGCGCCGCCGAGGCCGCCAGCGTACGGTCGATCCCGAAGTCGAAGTCGGCCGGCTACCAATCCTGTACGCCACAAGCGTTGCGGGAGTTCGGGATTCGTGAGTCCGCCGAGGCTGACCGGGCGCTCGACGACTTCGCCACCCTGTGGCAGCACGGCGGCAGCCCGCTGCTGCGCAGCCTGATCGATGCCGGGACCGTGGAATTGCTCGGCGGCCCCCTGGCCCACCCGTTCCAGCCGCTGCTCGCCCCGCGGCTGCGCGAATTCGCGCTGCGGGAGGGCCTGGCCGACGCCCAGTTGCGGCTAGCCCATCGCCCAGGCGGCATCTGGGCGCCCGAGTGCGCCTATGCCCCGGGCATGGAACGCGACTACGCCGCCGCGCGGATCACCCACTTCATGGTCGACGGTCCCTCGCTGCACGGCGACACCACATTGGGCCGACCCGTCGGCGACACCGACGTGGTCGCCTTCGGGCGCGACCTGCAGGTCAGCTACCGGGTGTGGTCGCCGAAATCCGGCTATCCCGGTCACGCCGCCTACCGCGACTTCCACACCTACGACCACCTCACCGGGCTCAAGCCCGCGCGGGTCACCGGCCGCAACGTGTCCTCGGATGCCAAGGCGCCCTACGACCCCGAGCGAGCCGATCGGGCCGTCGACGCCCATGTCGCCGATTTCGTCGACGTGGTGCGCAACCGGCTGGTGAGCGAATCCGAGCGCATCGGGCGTCCGGCACACGTCATCGCCGCGTTCGACACCGAACTGTTCGGCCACTGGTGGTACGAGGGCCCGACCTGGTTGGCGCGGGTGCTACGGGCGCTGCCCGCCGCCGGGGTGCGAGTGGGGACGCTGCGCGACGCACTGTCCGGCGGATTCGTCGGCGAGCCGGTCGCCCTGCCGCCCAGTTCATGGGGCTCGGGCAAGGACTGGCAGGTGTGGGCCGGCGAGCAGGTCGCCGATCTGGTCCAGCTCAACCATGAGGTCGTCGACACCGCGCTGAGCACCGTCGACAAGGCGCTGTCGCAGAACTGCGACGGGCCGACCCCCCGCGATCGCGTCGCCGACCAGATCCTGCGCGAAACCCTGCTGACGGTGTCCAGCGACTGGCCGTTCATGGTCAGCAAGGACACCGCCGCCGATTACGCCCGCTACCGCGCGCATCTGCACGCGCACGCCACCCGCGAGATCGCCGGCGCGCTGGCCTCGGGTCGGCGCGACACCGCGCAGCGGCTGGCCGACGGGTGGGGCCGCGCCGACGGTCTGTTCGGCGCGCTGGACGCCCGAAGGCTGCCCCGATGA
- a CDS encoding glycosyltransferase family 4 protein, with the protein MRILMVSWEYPPVVIGGLGRHVHHLSTALAAAGHDVVVLSRRPTGTDPSTHPSSDEMSEGVRVIAAAQDPHEFSFGTDMMAWTLAMGHAMIRAGLNLKKSGTARPWRPDVVHAHDWLVAHPAITLAQYYDVPMVSTIHATEAGRHSGWVSGAISRQVHAVESWLVRESDSLITCSASMSDEITELFGPGLAETTVIRNGIDAARWPFAPRRPRTGPAELLYVGRLEYEKGVHDLIAALPRIRRTNPGTTLTIAGDGTQQDWLVEQARKHRVLKATRFVGHLHHDELLAALHRADAAVFPSHYEPFGLVALEAAAAGAPLVTSNIGGLGEAVIDGQTGVSCPPRDVAGLAAAARIVLDDPDAAQRRANAARDRLTSDFDWRTVAGQTAQVYMAAKRGERQQLPRLPITEHALPDR; encoded by the coding sequence ATGAGAATCCTGATGGTGTCGTGGGAGTACCCGCCGGTGGTGATCGGCGGGCTGGGCCGGCACGTGCATCATCTGTCGACCGCGCTGGCCGCCGCCGGGCACGACGTGGTCGTGCTGTCGCGCCGCCCGACCGGCACCGATCCCAGCACGCACCCGTCGTCCGACGAGATGAGCGAGGGCGTGCGGGTGATCGCCGCCGCCCAGGATCCGCACGAATTCAGTTTCGGCACAGACATGATGGCCTGGACCCTGGCGATGGGCCACGCGATGATTCGCGCCGGGCTCAACCTCAAAAAGTCCGGCACTGCGCGGCCGTGGCGTCCCGACGTGGTGCACGCCCACGATTGGCTGGTAGCCCACCCCGCCATCACGCTCGCCCAATACTATGACGTGCCAATGGTTTCCACGATCCACGCGACCGAAGCCGGTAGGCATTCGGGCTGGGTCTCCGGAGCGATCAGTCGTCAGGTGCACGCCGTCGAATCGTGGCTGGTACGTGAATCCGATTCGCTGATCACCTGTTCGGCGTCGATGAGCGACGAGATCACCGAGCTGTTCGGTCCCGGTCTGGCCGAAACCACCGTGATCCGCAACGGGATCGACGCGGCGCGTTGGCCGTTCGCCCCGCGGCGACCGCGCACCGGGCCCGCCGAACTGCTCTACGTCGGGCGGCTGGAGTACGAGAAGGGGGTGCACGACCTGATCGCCGCGCTGCCGCGGATCAGGCGCACCAACCCGGGCACCACGCTGACCATCGCCGGCGACGGAACCCAGCAGGACTGGCTCGTCGAGCAGGCCCGTAAACACCGGGTGCTCAAGGCAACTCGCTTCGTCGGGCACCTGCACCATGACGAACTGCTGGCGGCGCTGCACCGGGCCGACGCCGCGGTGTTCCCGAGCCACTACGAGCCGTTCGGGCTCGTCGCGCTGGAGGCCGCCGCGGCCGGCGCCCCGCTGGTGACCTCCAACATCGGCGGCCTGGGCGAAGCGGTTATCGACGGGCAGACCGGGGTGTCGTGCCCGCCGCGCGACGTCGCCGGCCTCGCCGCGGCGGCGCGCATTGTGCTCGACGATCCCGACGCCGCGCAGCGGCGCGCCAACGCCGCGCGCGACCGGCTCACCTCGGACTTCGATTGGCGGACGGTGGCCGGTCAGACCGCGCAGGTATACATGGCCGCCAAGCGTGGCGAGCGTCAGCAGCTGCCGCGGCTGCCGATCACCGAACACGCGCTGCCCGACCGTTGA
- a CDS encoding SDR family NAD(P)-dependent oxidoreductase — protein MSVHGGLRSLLDTALDRTVVAGYSRISYRLRSRGWPDDPLPHALKGKTALVTGASRGIGKAIATGLAQLGATVLLTVRDETSGELARKEIVDANPEADVQVEVCDMSDLSVVRAFAADLSARVWNLDVLIHNAGVLPPERTETADRHEVTLATHVLGPVLLTECLLTVLRGAEDPRVIFMSSGGMYTQSLPADDPEYFDEPYSGVAAYARTKRMQVALAPILARHWADDNIHVYSMHPGWADTPGVAASLPGFRSITGPLLRTPEQGADTAIWLAATEPAPPSGGFWHDRRPRPEHYLPLTRHGERDRERLWRYCASSVGIDNA, from the coding sequence ATGAGTGTTCACGGCGGACTGCGGTCCCTGCTCGACACCGCCCTCGACCGGACCGTCGTCGCAGGCTATAGCCGGATCAGCTATCGGTTGCGCAGCCGCGGCTGGCCCGATGACCCGCTGCCACACGCGCTGAAGGGGAAGACCGCGCTCGTCACCGGCGCGAGCCGGGGCATCGGGAAGGCGATCGCCACGGGCCTGGCGCAGCTGGGCGCGACGGTCCTGTTGACCGTTCGCGACGAGACGAGCGGTGAGCTGGCCCGCAAGGAGATCGTCGACGCCAATCCCGAGGCCGACGTGCAGGTGGAGGTGTGCGACATGTCCGACCTCTCGGTGGTGCGTGCCTTCGCGGCCGACCTGTCGGCCAGGGTGTGGAACCTGGATGTGCTGATCCATAACGCCGGGGTGTTACCGCCCGAGCGGACCGAGACCGCCGACCGGCACGAGGTCACCCTGGCCACGCATGTGCTGGGTCCGGTGCTGTTGACCGAGTGTTTGCTTACGGTGCTGCGCGGCGCCGAGGACCCACGGGTGATCTTCATGTCGTCGGGCGGGATGTACACCCAGTCGCTGCCCGCCGACGACCCCGAGTATTTCGACGAGCCGTACAGCGGTGTCGCCGCGTACGCGCGCACCAAGCGCATGCAGGTGGCGCTGGCCCCGATCCTGGCCCGCCACTGGGCCGATGACAACATCCACGTCTACTCGATGCACCCGGGCTGGGCCGACACCCCCGGGGTGGCCGCGTCCCTGCCGGGTTTCCGGTCGATCACCGGCCCGCTGCTGCGGACTCCAGAACAGGGCGCCGACACCGCGATCTGGCTGGCCGCGACCGAACCCGCGCCGCCCAGCGGTGGCTTCTGGCACGATCGCCGGCCCCGCCCGGAGCACTACCTGCCGCTCACCAGGCACGGTGAGCGCGACCGCGAACGACTCTGGCGCTACTGCGCCTCTTCGGTCGGCATCGACAACGCGTGA
- a CDS encoding TIGR01777 family oxidoreductase has translation MGLEFSSVVDAPRDDVFAWYARPGAFERLSPPWSPMRLVTEASSLRDGRAELALPGGLRWVAEHQPDGYDPPCRFVDTIGGAGLASLPARIAVRWRHSHEFEDVGGDRTRVIDRVQTPVPGAALRPMFVYRHRQLADDLAAHRLAAQHGLTALTVAITGGSGLVGSALSAFLSTGGHRVIQLVRRPARGGDERQWNPEDPGPDLLAGVDAVIHLAGASIAGRFTDGHRKAVRDSRIGPTRRLAELVARTPDRPPTLISASAIGYYGYDRGDEELTEASERGDGFLADVVADWEDATAPAAQAGGQVVQVRTGIVQSLRGGTLKLMRPLFSAGLGGRLGDGRQWLSWIGIDDLVDVYHRALWDSALSGPVNAVAPQPVRNSEYTRTLAQVLRRPAALPVPPLGPRLLLGAQGARELACASQRVAPQRLDAAGHRFRQPDLDAALRHLLGRAAQ, from the coding sequence ATGGGACTGGAATTTTCAAGCGTGGTCGACGCGCCGCGCGACGACGTGTTCGCCTGGTACGCACGCCCGGGTGCTTTCGAGCGGCTCTCGCCGCCCTGGTCGCCGATGCGGCTGGTCACCGAGGCCTCGTCACTGCGGGACGGACGAGCCGAACTCGCGCTCCCGGGCGGGCTGCGTTGGGTGGCCGAGCACCAGCCCGACGGCTACGACCCGCCTTGCCGGTTCGTCGACACCATCGGCGGTGCCGGCCTGGCCTCGCTGCCGGCCCGCATCGCGGTGCGGTGGCGCCACAGCCACGAATTCGAAGACGTTGGTGGCGATCGGACCCGGGTGATCGACCGGGTCCAAACGCCGGTCCCCGGCGCCGCGCTGCGCCCGATGTTCGTCTATCGGCACCGCCAGTTGGCCGACGATCTGGCCGCCCACCGGTTGGCCGCCCAGCACGGTCTGACCGCGCTGACCGTCGCGATCACCGGGGGGTCGGGACTGGTCGGTTCGGCACTGTCCGCGTTCTTGAGTACCGGCGGGCATCGCGTGATCCAGCTCGTTCGCCGTCCCGCGCGCGGCGGCGACGAACGCCAGTGGAATCCCGAGGATCCCGGCCCGGATCTGCTGGCCGGGGTCGACGCGGTCATTCATCTAGCGGGCGCCTCGATTGCCGGCCGGTTCACCGATGGACACCGCAAAGCTGTTCGTGACAGCCGGATTGGACCGACCCGCCGGCTGGCCGAACTGGTGGCACGCACGCCCGACCGGCCGCCCACCTTGATCTCGGCCTCGGCGATCGGCTACTACGGTTACGACCGCGGCGACGAGGAGCTCACCGAGGCGAGCGAGCGCGGCGACGGGTTTCTGGCCGACGTCGTCGCCGACTGGGAGGACGCGACCGCACCGGCCGCGCAGGCGGGCGGGCAAGTGGTGCAGGTACGCACCGGCATCGTGCAATCCCTCCGCGGCGGCACGCTGAAGCTGATGCGCCCTCTGTTCAGCGCCGGGCTTGGTGGCCGGCTCGGCGATGGCCGACAGTGGTTGTCCTGGATAGGAATTGACGACCTGGTCGACGTGTATCACCGCGCACTGTGGGACAGCGCGCTGTCCGGTCCGGTGAATGCCGTTGCCCCGCAACCGGTTCGCAATAGCGAGTACACGCGAACGCTTGCACAGGTGCTGCGCCGGCCGGCGGCGCTGCCCGTTCCGCCGCTGGGACCTCGGCTGTTGCTCGGCGCGCAGGGCGCCCGCGAATTGGCCTGCGCCAGTCAGCGCGTCGCCCCGCAGCGGCTCGACGCGGCGGGTCACCGGTTCCGGCAACCCGATCTGGACGCCGCCCTGCGTCACCTGCTCGGGCGCGCCGCGCAGTGA
- a CDS encoding MarR family winged helix-turn-helix transcriptional regulator, translating to MLLTGMNADEQRRGRQALESLMSADLREMSTESDQIGRMFAASQDVRPTDFRALLHIMVAETNGRPMTSGDLSQRMGLSGAAITYLVDRLIESGHIRRDSHPGDRRKVILRFSETGMDTARLFFTPLGTHTREAMQDLPDADLAAAHRVFAALIAAMRRFQGELGNPRA from the coding sequence ATGCTGCTGACGGGTATGAACGCTGACGAACAACGACGCGGGCGGCAGGCCCTGGAATCGCTGATGTCGGCCGATCTGCGGGAGATGTCGACCGAATCGGACCAGATCGGCCGGATGTTCGCGGCGTCGCAAGACGTGCGGCCGACCGATTTCCGTGCCCTGCTGCACATCATGGTGGCCGAAACCAACGGCCGGCCGATGACGTCGGGAGATCTCAGCCAGCGGATGGGTTTGTCCGGTGCCGCGATCACGTATCTGGTAGACCGGCTGATCGAGTCCGGGCACATCCGGCGCGACTCGCATCCCGGGGACCGCCGTAAAGTCATCCTGCGTTTCTCCGAGACCGGAATGGACACGGCCCGGTTGTTCTTCACCCCGTTGGGCACGCACACCCGCGAGGCAATGCAGGACCTGCCCGATGCCGATCTCGCGGCCGCTCATCGGGTCTTCGCCGCGCTGATCGCCGCGATGCGACGCTTCCAGGGCGAATTAGGCAATCCCCGAGCCTGA
- a CDS encoding MMPL family transporter, with translation MWESLAAAVTGRRSWLLGSAAVLLGIGFMVLVGANASAGQAPLSVPAESDSARVDAAARQFPGGDRVPLLLVVSRADGAPLDPADVTATQAARDRMQGVVAPFGAASPAPPLVSSDGKAAIGVVPIRADLSGLVLGEGVAALRAAADAGLPADLRAHVTGGPAFGADIANAFTDANITLLAVTASVVTLLLIATYRSPMLWLAPLLVIGFADRVAAAVGTAVASLTGLSFDGATSGITSVLVFGAGTNYALLLISRYRQELRSHPDHRDALSLAVRRAGPAIVASNATVVLALLTLLFASTPSTRSLGALAACGLVVAALSVLVVLPPLLGLCGRRLFWPLVPQPDGAATLDSGAWHRVAAQVAGRPAVVAAASIAMLAALACGLQGTRIGLSQTEQFRVQADSVSGYHVVAAHFPAGLANPTLVVAPTAAAAQVRAAISTTAGVVSVTDAGQSATGLTKWSVVTDAAPSSDRAFATVAALRNSTKSADPGALVGGPDAQARDVRDAAVHDRLMLIPAILAVILIVLFVLLRSALAPPNLLSATILGALAALGLGGWTSLHVFGFPALDNSTPLFAFLFLAALGVDYTIFLVTRAREEAARHGARDGMIRAVSATGGVITSAGIVLAAVFCVLGVLPLIVLTQLGIIVGLGILLDTFVVRTLVIPALFALIGDRIWWPADPVDTKDIEPQNNLLQQERSRL, from the coding sequence ATGTGGGAAAGTCTGGCCGCCGCCGTGACCGGGCGGCGTTCGTGGCTGTTGGGATCGGCCGCGGTCCTGCTGGGTATTGGGTTCATGGTGTTGGTCGGGGCCAACGCGTCGGCCGGCCAGGCGCCGCTGTCGGTGCCCGCGGAGTCCGACTCCGCCAGGGTCGACGCCGCTGCCCGCCAATTTCCCGGCGGCGATCGGGTTCCGTTGCTGCTGGTCGTGAGCCGCGCCGACGGCGCGCCGCTCGACCCCGCCGACGTGACGGCGACCCAGGCGGCCCGCGACCGGATGCAGGGCGTCGTCGCGCCATTCGGGGCGGCCAGCCCGGCGCCGCCGCTCGTGTCGTCGGACGGCAAGGCGGCCATTGGCGTGGTGCCCATCCGCGCCGACTTGTCCGGCTTGGTGCTGGGCGAGGGAGTCGCCGCGCTGCGCGCCGCCGCCGACGCCGGCCTGCCCGCGGACCTGCGGGCACACGTCACCGGCGGCCCGGCGTTCGGCGCCGATATCGCCAACGCGTTCACCGACGCCAACATCACGTTGCTGGCGGTCACCGCATCCGTGGTGACGCTGTTACTGATCGCCACCTATCGCTCGCCGATGCTGTGGCTGGCACCGCTGCTGGTGATCGGATTCGCCGACCGGGTCGCGGCGGCGGTGGGCACCGCGGTGGCCTCCCTGACCGGGCTGAGCTTCGACGGCGCGACCTCCGGCATCACCAGTGTGCTGGTGTTCGGCGCGGGCACCAATTACGCGCTGCTGCTGATTTCGCGCTACCGGCAAGAACTTCGGAGCCACCCCGACCATCGTGACGCGTTGAGCCTCGCGGTGCGCAGGGCCGGGCCGGCGATCGTCGCCAGCAATGCCACCGTAGTGCTGGCGCTGCTCACCCTGCTCTTCGCGTCGACGCCCAGCACCCGCAGCCTGGGTGCGCTGGCAGCATGTGGGCTGGTGGTCGCCGCGCTGTCCGTCTTGGTGGTGCTGCCGCCGCTGCTCGGCTTGTGCGGCCGGCGACTGTTTTGGCCCCTGGTCCCCCAACCCGACGGCGCCGCGACTCTTGACTCCGGGGCCTGGCACCGGGTCGCCGCACAGGTGGCCGGTCGTCCCGCCGTCGTCGCCGCGGCTTCGATCGCAATGCTGGCGGCACTGGCCTGCGGCTTGCAGGGAACACGGATCGGCTTGTCGCAGACCGAACAGTTTCGGGTGCAAGCAGATTCGGTATCGGGCTACCACGTGGTGGCCGCGCACTTTCCCGCGGGCCTGGCCAACCCCACGCTGGTCGTGGCGCCGACCGCAGCGGCGGCGCAGGTACGCGCGGCGATCTCCACCACTGCAGGTGTGGTATCGGTGACCGATGCGGGCCAGTCGGCAACCGGATTGACGAAATGGTCGGTGGTGACCGACGCCGCGCCGTCGTCGGATCGCGCCTTCGCAACCGTTGCCGCACTGCGAAATTCGACGAAATCCGCCGACCCGGGCGCGCTGGTCGGCGGACCCGACGCCCAGGCGCGCGACGTTCGCGACGCCGCGGTGCACGACCGGCTGATGCTGATCCCGGCGATCCTGGCGGTGATTCTCATCGTCCTGTTCGTATTGCTGCGCTCGGCGCTCGCGCCGCCCAACCTGTTGTCCGCGACGATTCTCGGCGCGCTGGCCGCGCTCGGCCTCGGCGGCTGGACGAGCTTGCACGTCTTCGGGTTTCCGGCGCTGGACAACAGCACCCCGTTGTTCGCCTTCCTGTTCCTGGCCGCCCTCGGCGTGGACTACACGATCTTCCTGGTCACCCGCGCCCGGGAAGAGGCGGCGCGGCACGGAGCACGCGATGGCATGATCCGCGCGGTGTCGGCCACCGGCGGCGTGATCACCAGCGCGGGAATCGTTTTGGCGGCGGTCTTCTGCGTGCTGGGCGTCTTGCCGCTGATCGTGCTGACTCAGCTCGGCATCATCGTCGGCCTGGGAATTCTGCTCGACACCTTCGTGGTGCGCACCCTGGTGATTCCGGCGTTGTTCGCCCTGATCGGCGATCGAATCTGGTGGCCCGCCGACCCGGTCGACACCAAAGACATTGAACCGCAGAATAATCTACTACAGCAGGAACGGAGCAGGCTGTGA